One stretch of Zhihengliuella flava DNA includes these proteins:
- a CDS encoding uracil-xanthine permease family protein: MSNRFGFGWRLHGDGKTIRPGTVVAPDERLSWAHTAGIGVQHVMAMFGATVLVPAITGFPATTTLLFSGLGTLLFLIITAGRVPSYLGSSFAFLAPVGAATSQHGMAGALGGILITGVALFVVGVIVQRAGTEWIHRLMPPAVMGTIVALIGLNLAGTTLTPMQEVPVTTFATVGAIVVSAVLFKGLLGRLSILVGIVVGYVVALVQGEVDYSPVGEASWVGAPTFTAPAFHLDVMLVFLPVVFVLIAENIGHVKTVGLMTRRDLDGVYGRALMADGAATVLAGAGGGSGTTTYAENIGVMASSRVYSTAAYWVAGAVAILLAFSPKVGAVINTIPAGVTGGAGIILYGMIGMIGARLWVQNRVDFSNPINLMTAGAGLIIAIAMGSSALMIGDVQLGGIAVGTIATLVIFHAMTLIARARGTEPVTSEDTEAAETSKLG; this comes from the coding sequence ATGAGCAACCGCTTTGGCTTCGGCTGGCGCCTGCACGGCGACGGCAAGACCATTCGCCCGGGCACCGTCGTCGCACCCGATGAACGGCTGAGCTGGGCCCACACGGCCGGCATCGGCGTCCAACACGTGATGGCCATGTTCGGCGCCACGGTACTGGTACCCGCGATCACGGGCTTCCCGGCTACCACCACCCTGCTCTTTTCCGGCCTCGGCACGCTGCTATTCCTCATCATCACGGCCGGGCGCGTGCCCAGCTACCTGGGCTCATCCTTCGCCTTCCTCGCGCCCGTGGGCGCCGCCACCAGCCAACACGGCATGGCCGGCGCACTCGGCGGCATTCTCATCACGGGCGTGGCCCTCTTTGTGGTCGGCGTCATCGTCCAAAGGGCCGGGACCGAGTGGATTCACCGGCTCATGCCACCGGCCGTCATGGGCACCATCGTGGCGCTCATCGGCTTGAACCTGGCTGGCACCACGCTGACACCCATGCAGGAAGTGCCAGTGACGACCTTCGCGACCGTCGGTGCCATCGTCGTCTCCGCGGTGCTGTTCAAGGGATTGCTGGGCCGGCTGTCCATCCTGGTGGGCATCGTGGTGGGCTACGTCGTCGCTCTCGTGCAGGGAGAAGTGGACTACTCCCCCGTCGGCGAGGCCAGCTGGGTCGGTGCGCCGACCTTCACGGCCCCAGCCTTCCATCTGGACGTCATGCTGGTGTTTCTGCCGGTGGTGTTCGTGCTCATCGCCGAGAACATCGGCCACGTCAAGACGGTGGGCCTGATGACCCGCCGCGACCTCGACGGCGTCTACGGCCGCGCGCTCATGGCCGACGGCGCCGCGACGGTGCTCGCGGGCGCAGGAGGCGGGTCGGGTACGACGACGTACGCGGAAAATATTGGCGTCATGGCCTCGTCCCGCGTGTACTCCACCGCCGCCTACTGGGTGGCCGGCGCAGTCGCCATCCTGCTCGCCTTCTCCCCCAAGGTCGGCGCCGTCATCAACACCATTCCGGCCGGTGTCACGGGCGGCGCGGGGATCATCCTCTACGGCATGATCGGCATGATTGGCGCCCGCCTGTGGGTCCAGAATCGCGTGGACTTTTCCAACCCGATCAACCTCATGACCGCCGGCGCGGGCCTGATTATCGCCATCGCCATGGGGTCCAGCGCCCTCATGATCGGCGATGTGCAGCTCGGCGGCATCGCCGTCGGCACGATCGCCACGCTCGTGATTTTCCACGCGATGACCCTCATCGCGCGCGCCCGGGGCACGGAGCCGGTGACGAGCGAAGACACTGAAGCGGCGGAAACGAGCAAGCTCGGATAA
- a CDS encoding DUF4282 domain-containing protein, with the protein MSDQNQPPQPPQGQPGPYGQQPQGGPAPQQPQGQPGPYGQPPQGPPPGSQPHQQPSPGGPHGVTSPDAKGFFGALFDLSFTSFVTISFAKLIYVMIMVVLVMSWIFFIIAGFATDVWAGFAVLLLGWVPILLYLILARVTLEFYIAMVRTSQNTAATKVEVENLRGELRR; encoded by the coding sequence ATGTCAGATCAGAATCAGCCGCCACAGCCGCCGCAAGGCCAGCCGGGCCCCTACGGACAACAGCCGCAGGGCGGCCCCGCCCCGCAGCAGCCGCAAGGACAGCCGGGTCCGTACGGCCAGCCGCCGCAGGGCCCGCCTCCCGGATCCCAGCCGCACCAGCAGCCCTCTCCGGGCGGACCGCACGGCGTCACATCGCCTGACGCCAAGGGATTCTTCGGCGCCCTCTTCGACCTGAGCTTCACCAGCTTCGTCACGATCTCCTTCGCCAAGCTCATCTACGTGATGATCATGGTGGTCCTCGTGATGTCGTGGATCTTCTTCATCATCGCCGGATTCGCCACGGACGTCTGGGCCGGATTCGCCGTCCTATTGCTGGGCTGGGTCCCGATTCTGCTCTACCTGATCCTGGCCCGCGTGACCCTGGAGTTCTACATCGCCATGGTCCGCACCTCGCAGAACACCGCCGCCACCAAGGTTGAGGTGGAGAACTTGCGCGGCGAACTGCGCCGCTAG
- a CDS encoding MBL fold metallo-hydrolase, with protein MHQDARPHVVTLGTAGGPRWWTGENAGQRAGIATAVVVGSAVYLVDAGTGVGNQLMKAGYDVGDLRGIFLTHLHSDHTIDLASLAVFGLFSVAEDQEPIRIIGPGNRGALPPASPRAQTPPEPLNPASPTPGTAEMFERLMHAHATDLNDRIIDALRPSPMDRFIASDIEIPAASGYHPNENPTPANLEPFEVYRDENVTVTATLVEHPPIAPAFAFRFDTAEGSVTISGDTAPCENLVRLARGTDVLLHEAIDFDWVERSYGGINTEAARASMDHHRKSHTSPAQAIALAERAEAGTLALHHLVPGTTPLEVWLSHGAGFSGTYLVPHDLDTIYFGSSRNEARDLTTTEMAATR; from the coding sequence ATGCACCAAGACGCCAGACCGCACGTGGTCACGCTCGGCACGGCCGGCGGCCCGCGCTGGTGGACGGGAGAGAATGCCGGTCAACGCGCTGGCATCGCCACCGCCGTCGTCGTCGGGAGCGCCGTCTACCTCGTCGATGCGGGAACGGGCGTGGGCAACCAGCTCATGAAGGCGGGTTACGACGTCGGCGACTTACGCGGGATCTTCCTGACCCACTTGCACTCGGATCACACCATTGATCTGGCCAGCTTGGCCGTCTTCGGCCTGTTCTCGGTGGCAGAAGACCAGGAGCCGATCCGCATCATTGGCCCCGGCAACCGCGGCGCCTTGCCGCCGGCCTCGCCGCGCGCCCAGACGCCACCGGAGCCGCTGAACCCCGCGTCCCCGACGCCCGGGACGGCGGAAATGTTCGAGCGGCTGATGCACGCTCACGCGACGGACCTGAACGACCGCATCATCGATGCATTGCGCCCGTCACCAATGGATCGCTTCATCGCATCGGATATCGAGATTCCCGCTGCGTCGGGCTATCACCCGAATGAGAACCCGACGCCGGCGAACCTCGAACCCTTCGAGGTGTATCGGGATGAGAACGTCACGGTGACGGCCACGCTCGTGGAGCACCCGCCGATCGCTCCGGCCTTCGCCTTCCGGTTCGACACGGCCGAGGGCTCGGTGACGATCTCCGGGGACACGGCCCCGTGCGAGAACCTGGTGCGGCTCGCCCGCGGCACCGACGTGCTGCTGCACGAGGCCATCGACTTCGACTGGGTCGAGCGCAGCTATGGAGGGATCAACACCGAGGCCGCCCGGGCGTCCATGGATCACCACCGCAAGTCCCACACATCCCCGGCGCAGGCCATCGCGCTCGCCGAGCGGGCCGAGGCCGGCACGCTGGCGCTGCATCACCTCGTGCCGGGCACCACTCCGCTCGAGGTCTGGCTGTCCCACGGGGCCGGCTTCTCCGGCACCTACCTCGTTCCTCATGACCTCGACACCATCTACTTCGGTTCCTCGCGCAACGAGGCGCGGGACCTCACCACCACAGAAATGGCAGCTACACGATGA
- a CDS encoding MFS transporter encodes MSSTTTASPELKVPSLNSPEMRRILASSFIGSAIEFYDFILYATAASLVFGQVYFTDLDPAVAIFASFATLAVGYLARPLGGIVFGHFGDKLGRKGVLITSMLMMGIATTLIGLLPTTAQIGMAAPVILILLRLIQGLAVGGEWGGAMLMALEHAPKERRGFAASFANMGGPAGAVLATLAVSAFSVLPSEQFLSWGWRIPFLLSIVLIGVGLLIRLKVAESPLFLALEDKAEEKKLPLSEVLTRYPKSVVLGTLVGMSSYTVQGVMTVWAISYVVDSAGMDRTSVLLIKALGATLTVIGVWIAARYSDRIGRRPVMMIGIVAGAVLALPIMWGLELGEVWIFMIALFLANGLIQAFIFGPFGAFTAELFPTRIRYTGASLVYQLSSTIGAGFTPMIVSALVIAAGGKLWLAGVVWIGTFLVAAVAMRGIREGKDQDLNAADMRQ; translated from the coding sequence ATGAGTTCAACCACCACGGCATCGCCAGAGTTGAAGGTGCCTAGCCTCAACTCGCCAGAAATGCGGCGAATCCTCGCGTCTTCCTTCATTGGCAGCGCGATCGAGTTCTACGACTTCATTCTCTACGCGACGGCCGCCTCGCTGGTTTTTGGGCAGGTCTACTTCACCGATCTTGATCCGGCGGTGGCGATCTTCGCCTCCTTTGCCACCCTGGCCGTGGGCTACTTGGCCCGACCGCTCGGCGGAATCGTGTTCGGCCACTTTGGCGACAAGCTGGGCCGCAAGGGCGTCCTGATCACCTCCATGCTGATGATGGGCATTGCGACGACGTTGATCGGGCTCCTGCCGACCACCGCGCAGATCGGCATGGCGGCACCGGTGATTCTCATTCTGCTGCGCCTCATTCAGGGCCTCGCGGTCGGCGGCGAATGGGGTGGCGCCATGCTGATGGCGCTCGAGCACGCCCCCAAGGAGCGCCGCGGATTCGCCGCGAGCTTCGCCAACATGGGCGGGCCGGCCGGTGCCGTGCTGGCCACGCTGGCCGTTTCCGCCTTCTCCGTGCTGCCGTCCGAGCAGTTCCTCTCCTGGGGCTGGCGCATTCCTTTCCTGCTCAGCATCGTCCTCATTGGCGTGGGCCTGCTGATCCGCCTTAAGGTGGCCGAATCTCCTCTCTTCTTGGCCCTCGAGGACAAGGCCGAGGAAAAGAAGCTGCCGCTGTCCGAGGTGCTGACGCGCTACCCGAAGTCCGTGGTGCTGGGCACCCTGGTGGGGATGAGCTCCTACACGGTGCAGGGTGTGATGACCGTTTGGGCGATCTCCTACGTCGTGGACAGCGCGGGCATGGACCGGACTTCCGTGCTCCTCATCAAGGCCTTGGGCGCCACGTTGACCGTCATCGGCGTGTGGATCGCGGCGCGGTATTCGGACCGCATTGGCCGCCGCCCGGTCATGATGATCGGGATCGTGGCGGGAGCCGTCTTGGCGCTGCCCATCATGTGGGGCCTCGAGCTAGGTGAAGTGTGGATCTTCATGATCGCCCTGTTCCTCGCGAATGGATTGATCCAGGCGTTCATCTTCGGCCCCTTCGGTGCCTTCACCGCGGAACTGTTCCCGACGCGGATTCGGTACACCGGAGCGTCGCTGGTCTACCAGCTGTCCTCGACGATCGGCGCCGGTTTCACGCCGATGATCGTCAGCGCCCTCGTCATCGCGGCCGGTGGCAAGCTCTGGCTGGCCGGCGTCGTCTGGATCGGCACGTTCTTGGTGGCCGCGGTGGCGATGCGCGGCATCCGCGAGGGTAAGGATCAGGACCTGAACGCGGCAGATATGCGGCAGTAG
- a CDS encoding LysR family transcriptional regulator — protein MIRYTLKQLQYFIAIADAGSLSGAAVTCHISQAAISQALSELEREVGAQLVVRHRARGVVLTAMGQRFLQDARSLIRHAEDVQTSASERQNELSGPLVIGCYTSLSAFWLPVIGERFIRPHPGLDVEIIEGDGAALQKRMLDGYIDAVLTHTRHLLPDVESTQIMTGRPYVLVAAEHPLANRGSVKLSDLAEEDFVQLDLPTVRDNQLVNLRMSGLDPQVKWKSSSFEAVRGMVARGLGYTVLVQRPPVNVSYDGLPLAVVEIEGEVGHSDICVATSPAHRQSHRLSAFIDFCVATGAEKERNAAPATPR, from the coding sequence GTGATCAGATACACCCTGAAGCAGCTGCAGTACTTCATTGCGATTGCCGACGCGGGCTCGCTCTCCGGAGCGGCGGTGACCTGTCACATCTCCCAAGCCGCGATCTCGCAAGCCCTCTCCGAGCTGGAGCGGGAGGTCGGCGCTCAACTGGTGGTGCGTCATCGCGCACGCGGGGTGGTGCTGACAGCGATGGGCCAGCGGTTCCTGCAGGATGCCCGGTCACTGATCCGCCATGCCGAGGATGTCCAAACGTCGGCGAGCGAGCGGCAGAACGAGCTGAGTGGCCCGCTCGTCATTGGGTGCTACACCAGCCTGTCCGCCTTCTGGCTTCCCGTGATCGGCGAGCGCTTCATCCGCCCCCACCCCGGGCTGGACGTCGAGATCATTGAAGGAGACGGCGCCGCGCTGCAGAAGCGGATGCTGGACGGGTACATCGACGCCGTGCTCACGCACACCCGCCACCTCTTGCCAGACGTCGAATCAACGCAGATCATGACGGGCCGCCCCTACGTGCTGGTGGCGGCAGAGCACCCCCTAGCCAACCGCGGCAGCGTGAAGCTGAGCGATTTGGCCGAGGAAGACTTTGTGCAGCTCGACCTCCCGACGGTTCGCGACAACCAGCTGGTGAACCTGCGCATGTCCGGCCTCGATCCGCAGGTGAAGTGGAAATCCAGCAGCTTCGAGGCGGTACGCGGGATGGTGGCTCGCGGGCTCGGCTACACCGTCTTGGTCCAACGCCCACCAGTGAATGTGAGCTACGACGGGCTGCCCCTCGCCGTGGTGGAGATCGAGGGAGAGGTGGGCCACAGCGACATCTGCGTGGCCACCTCGCCGGCGCACCGCCAGAGTCATCGCCTCTCGGCGTTTATCGATTTCTGCGTGGCCACCGGGGCCGAGAAGGAACGCAACGCGGCGCCGGCCACCCCGAGGTGA
- the thiD gene encoding bifunctional hydroxymethylpyrimidine kinase/phosphomethylpyrimidine kinase gives MDSMTPTVPARQRAGTPNILSIAGSDPSGGAGIQADLKSIAACGGYGMAALTALTAQNTRGVLAVHTPPAEFLTHQLDALTADVRIDAVKIGMLPDAATIAAVSAWLRANPCPAVVLDPVMVASSGDRLTEDDAVAALRTLLPVAAVITPNLPELAVLLGEDTATTWDAALDQARRLAAEHGTLVLAKGGHLPEGDGAGGCPDALVGPDGVVLELSGERVETANTHGTGCSFSSALATLYARHGDWAGALQLAKRWLTGALRAADDLTVGGGRGPVHHLGQLWSGESLPDPRAELDHWWELIGQLRADIDDVWFVRQLADGTLDRADFEHYLAQDSIYLTTYSKALARAAQLAPTLDEQEFWANSAHECLAVEMELHQSRLADGGNPTADAISPETRSYLNHLLAATATGSYAQIAAAVLPCYWLYQDIGTRLAAAHHPDHPYADWLGMYSSPEFDAATRRAIDITQRAARQATEDEREAMLDAFLESARQEMAFFAQRRTAAAELKLGV, from the coding sequence ATGGATTCCATGACGCCTACCGTTCCCGCGCGCCAACGCGCCGGAACCCCCAATATTCTGTCCATCGCCGGCTCCGATCCGTCCGGCGGCGCCGGCATTCAGGCCGACCTCAAATCGATCGCCGCGTGCGGCGGCTACGGGATGGCCGCGCTCACCGCGCTGACCGCGCAAAACACCCGTGGCGTCTTAGCGGTGCACACACCGCCGGCCGAGTTCCTCACTCACCAGCTCGACGCCCTGACAGCCGATGTGCGCATCGACGCCGTGAAGATCGGCATGCTGCCGGACGCGGCCACCATCGCCGCCGTCTCGGCCTGGCTGCGCGCCAATCCGTGCCCCGCCGTCGTCCTCGATCCCGTCATGGTGGCCTCTAGCGGCGATCGCCTCACCGAAGACGACGCTGTCGCCGCCCTCCGGACGCTACTGCCCGTTGCGGCCGTGATCACCCCCAACCTGCCGGAGCTGGCCGTCCTGCTGGGCGAGGACACCGCCACCACGTGGGACGCCGCGCTGGATCAAGCCCGTCGCCTCGCCGCGGAACACGGCACGCTAGTGCTCGCCAAGGGTGGACACCTGCCCGAAGGAGATGGCGCGGGCGGGTGCCCGGATGCTCTGGTGGGCCCGGACGGCGTCGTGCTTGAACTGTCCGGCGAGCGCGTCGAAACCGCGAATACGCATGGGACGGGATGCTCCTTCTCCTCGGCGCTCGCCACGCTGTATGCCCGCCACGGCGACTGGGCCGGCGCGCTGCAGCTCGCCAAGCGCTGGCTGACCGGTGCGCTGCGCGCTGCGGATGACCTCACGGTCGGCGGTGGGCGCGGGCCGGTCCATCACCTGGGGCAGCTCTGGTCCGGCGAGTCCCTACCGGACCCGCGCGCCGAGCTGGACCACTGGTGGGAGCTCATCGGCCAGCTGCGGGCGGACATTGACGACGTGTGGTTTGTCCGGCAGCTCGCCGATGGAACGCTGGACCGGGCCGACTTTGAGCACTACCTGGCCCAAGACTCGATCTACCTCACCACGTATTCCAAGGCCCTGGCCCGGGCCGCGCAGCTGGCACCGACCCTTGACGAGCAGGAATTCTGGGCCAACAGCGCCCACGAGTGCCTCGCCGTCGAGATGGAGCTCCATCAGAGCCGGCTGGCAGACGGCGGCAACCCGACCGCCGACGCCATCTCTCCCGAGACCCGGTCCTACCTCAACCACCTGCTGGCGGCCACGGCCACCGGCTCCTACGCCCAGATCGCCGCCGCCGTGCTGCCCTGCTATTGGCTCTATCAGGACATCGGCACACGCTTGGCCGCAGCGCATCACCCCGACCACCCGTACGCGGACTGGTTAGGGATGTACTCCTCCCCCGAGTTCGACGCCGCCACACGCCGGGCCATCGACATCACCCAGCGCGCGGCCCGGCAAGCCACGGAGGACGAACGCGAGGCCATGCTCGACGCCTTCTTGGAGTCCGCTCGGCAGGAAATGGCGTTCTTCGCCCAACGGCGAACTGCGGCCGCGGAGCTTAAGCTGGGCGTGTGA
- a CDS encoding GyrI-like domain-containing protein: protein MTKIDFKKTIDAYRAPRGRFERLEVPAMRYLMLDGHGDPNTSPLYAASLAALYPTGYAVKFASKEELGRDYVVPPLEGLWWADSMDSFTTARDKSAWKWTLLLMVPEWIDHDLVNAAAARARTRAAAKRGMVQAALERMGEIRLETLTEGDCVQTLHVGPYDDEAATLARLHHEFIPDQGLRMTGRHHEVYLSDPRRVPPERLRTILRQPVTHQH from the coding sequence GTGACCAAGATCGATTTCAAGAAGACCATCGACGCCTACCGGGCGCCCCGCGGGAGGTTTGAACGCCTCGAGGTTCCCGCGATGCGGTACCTCATGCTGGACGGCCATGGGGACCCCAACACCTCGCCGCTGTACGCGGCATCGCTGGCCGCACTGTACCCGACCGGCTACGCCGTGAAATTTGCCAGCAAAGAGGAGTTGGGACGGGATTACGTGGTCCCTCCCCTAGAGGGCCTGTGGTGGGCGGACAGCATGGACTCCTTTACCACTGCACGGGACAAGTCCGCGTGGAAGTGGACCCTGCTGCTCATGGTGCCAGAGTGGATAGATCACGACCTCGTGAACGCGGCCGCGGCGCGCGCCCGGACGCGCGCCGCCGCGAAACGGGGGATGGTCCAAGCCGCGCTGGAGCGCATGGGCGAGATCAGGCTGGAGACCCTCACGGAAGGAGACTGCGTGCAAACGCTCCACGTGGGCCCGTACGACGACGAAGCGGCCACATTGGCGCGCCTGCACCACGAATTCATCCCGGACCAGGGCCTGCGCATGACGGGGCGCCACCACGAGGTTTACCTCTCCGATCCCCGCCGGGTCCCTCCAGAACGGCTCCGCACCATCTTGCGCCAACCGGTCACACACCAGCACTGA
- a CDS encoding HNH endonuclease signature motif containing protein, whose amino-acid sequence MHQDSMPRFQLGSHVVGVAPVAASAPAEGTADRPAGIAAVRTIASGASGREVVEFAERLRSFAEALFYVGVMRLGEATEAALAPHLADVAASSPGMAASVSAGSLPTHAAQEVLAQEVASLRGIARMTAAHEVHRARAAVLDAPELLEVLARGEAGVRHIQEIVDLSLRIEPTDVPAPETKDPAADEAHERALRQADRECSERRRRFGRDTLRACSGKTPGQVRRQGRRRLEQDLPAAFESRHQNARAGRSVGVHEAEDGMSYLTAYLPTTAAEAIERRLTEYARAIKHPAAENLDRPVDLFAAHSASAWAGARDESRTLAQIRADALVDMLLSGPEAAGLANVKPHITVTVPAPLLLGLGVSLPGEGRAGEAPSENFSGGGVSAAAGMDPEALGVIAGLFTASGTAEAERFGSVSLTDLRALLPQASSWTRIITDPWTGAVTHCEPRVYQPPAALRRAIALRDRTCRIPGCSRRASDCEPDHVIEYQHGGHTRLDNLVSLCKRCHRLKSWGLLTLELSEDGVLDVETFWGTRRMTLPDAPWDVGTHRRKDPRHLIRARTVQVPGLQDGHLPGADLLLHGPGILDGPPHWLAPPQRRTLSGQLAPGGQPSPGEEQGDQLALQRLERGLRGELGPPF is encoded by the coding sequence ATGCACCAAGATTCGATGCCGCGGTTTCAGCTGGGCAGTCATGTGGTGGGCGTCGCCCCCGTGGCCGCCTCGGCTCCGGCCGAGGGCACCGCTGATCGTCCGGCGGGCATCGCGGCCGTCCGGACCATAGCGTCGGGTGCGTCGGGGCGTGAGGTGGTGGAGTTCGCTGAGCGGCTCCGTTCGTTTGCTGAGGCCCTGTTTTATGTCGGTGTGATGCGCCTTGGCGAGGCGACGGAGGCCGCGCTTGCTCCCCACTTGGCAGACGTGGCTGCGTCCTCGCCGGGGATGGCGGCCTCGGTCAGCGCAGGGTCCTTGCCAACGCACGCCGCGCAGGAGGTCCTTGCCCAAGAGGTGGCTTCACTTCGGGGTATCGCACGCATGACGGCCGCACACGAGGTTCACCGGGCCCGTGCGGCGGTACTCGATGCGCCCGAGTTGTTGGAAGTCCTCGCGCGAGGCGAGGCCGGCGTCCGGCATATTCAGGAAATCGTGGATCTGAGCTTGCGAATCGAACCCACGGACGTTCCAGCTCCCGAAACAAAGGACCCGGCCGCCGATGAAGCGCATGAGCGGGCGCTTCGCCAAGCGGATCGTGAATGCAGTGAGCGCCGTCGACGCTTCGGCCGTGACACGCTGCGGGCGTGCTCGGGGAAGACGCCGGGCCAGGTGCGCCGGCAGGGGCGGCGGCGCCTCGAGCAGGACCTTCCGGCGGCTTTCGAGTCCCGGCACCAGAACGCGCGGGCCGGCCGCTCCGTGGGAGTTCACGAGGCCGAGGACGGCATGTCCTACCTGACCGCCTACCTCCCCACCACCGCGGCCGAGGCCATCGAGCGCCGGCTCACGGAGTACGCGCGGGCCATCAAGCACCCGGCCGCGGAGAACTTGGACCGGCCGGTGGATCTCTTCGCTGCGCACAGCGCATCCGCGTGGGCCGGTGCCCGGGATGAGTCGCGCACTCTGGCGCAGATCCGCGCCGATGCACTCGTCGACATGCTCCTCTCCGGACCCGAGGCCGCGGGCCTGGCGAACGTGAAACCCCATATCACCGTCACCGTTCCGGCACCCTTGCTGCTCGGCCTGGGTGTCAGCCTGCCAGGCGAAGGGCGTGCGGGTGAGGCACCGTCGGAGAACTTTTCAGGGGGCGGAGTTTCGGCAGCTGCGGGGATGGACCCCGAGGCGTTGGGGGTCATCGCCGGACTCTTCACGGCGTCCGGCACAGCGGAAGCGGAACGGTTCGGCTCAGTCAGCCTGACCGATCTGCGGGCCCTCCTTCCGCAGGCCAGCTCGTGGACGCGCATCATCACGGACCCGTGGACCGGTGCCGTGACCCACTGCGAGCCGCGGGTCTACCAGCCTCCCGCCGCGCTCAGACGCGCGATTGCGTTGCGGGATAGAACTTGCCGGATCCCCGGCTGTAGCCGGCGGGCCAGCGATTGCGAGCCGGACCACGTCATCGAATACCAGCACGGCGGGCACACGCGCCTCGATAATCTGGTGAGCCTCTGCAAGCGCTGCCACCGGCTGAAGTCGTGGGGCCTCTTGACCCTCGAACTGTCCGAGGACGGCGTGTTGGACGTCGAAACGTTCTGGGGAACGCGGCGGATGACTCTGCCCGATGCGCCGTGGGATGTGGGCACACACCGACGGAAAGACCCTCGGCACCTGATCCGCGCCAGAACGGTGCAGGTCCCCGGCCTCCAAGACGGCCATCTTCCGGGCGCCGATCTGCTCCTGCATGGACCCGGCATTCTGGACGGACCGCCGCACTGGCTTGCCCCTCCCCAGCGCCGAACGTTGAGCGGACAGCTAGCCCCGGGTGGCCAGCCCAGCCCGGGCGAGGAGCAGGGCGACCAGCTCGCGCTCCAGCGGCTGGAACGCGGCCTTCGCGGCGAGCTCGGACCGCCCTTCTGA
- a CDS encoding SDR family oxidoreductase, producing MTAAASRPVALITGASRGIGAAIARELAETHHLLIGGRDEAAVNAVVDSLPSAEAWICELTGELAPLPEKLDVLVHSAGLESFGRLDELDLEHWRKVFELNVFAVAELTRQALPALRQAKGLVIAINSGAGHSAGPGFSVYAGSKFALRALTDSLREEERDHGVRVSSVHPGRVNTAMQERLVAAYGQEYNTDYYLAPEDIAATVRTVVDMPARGAVEEVSVRPTLRK from the coding sequence ATGACTGCTGCAGCCTCACGCCCCGTCGCCCTCATCACCGGAGCCAGCCGTGGCATCGGCGCCGCCATCGCCCGTGAACTCGCGGAAACCCACCACCTGCTGATCGGTGGGCGGGACGAAGCGGCCGTCAACGCCGTCGTCGACTCGCTGCCGTCCGCCGAAGCGTGGATCTGCGAATTGACCGGCGAACTCGCGCCGCTGCCCGAGAAGCTTGACGTCCTCGTCCACTCGGCTGGGCTGGAGTCGTTCGGACGGCTGGATGAACTCGACCTGGAGCACTGGCGCAAGGTGTTTGAGCTCAATGTCTTCGCTGTGGCCGAGCTGACGCGCCAGGCCCTGCCCGCCCTGCGTCAGGCCAAGGGCCTGGTCATCGCCATCAACTCCGGCGCGGGCCACTCGGCCGGACCGGGATTCTCCGTCTACGCCGGCAGCAAGTTCGCCCTCCGCGCCCTCACCGACTCCCTGCGCGAGGAAGAGCGGGATCACGGTGTCCGCGTCTCGAGCGTTCACCCTGGCCGTGTGAACACCGCGATGCAGGAACGACTCGTCGCCGCGTACGGGCAGGAGTACAACACCGACTACTACCTGGCCCCGGAAGACATCGCCGCCACGGTCCGCACGGTCGTCGACATGCCCGCACGCGGCGCCGTCGAAGAAGTCTCCGTCCGACCCACTCTCCGCAAGTAG